Proteins co-encoded in one Bradyrhizobium sp. 170 genomic window:
- a CDS encoding DUF763 domain-containing protein: protein MTRRTGSADLPLHGGRVPPWLAERMASLGAIITQAVVHHYGRDEFLQRLSHPFWFQSFGAVMGMDWHSSGITTSVIGALKRGLAPLQGELGISVCGGRGKHSRRTPEELMALAERTGFDGTALTRASRLVAKVDSAAVQDGFELYLHGFFVTDNGKWTVVQQGMNGDKGQARRYHWHSESLQSFVDEPHSAIDGPGQGEIVNLTDHRAEKSRNAQVDLLSALGPDGIAREFAALSNQIAAQPELPHLVMPAHHDVRFSDVFTRRLHGTLAAAAERGPLDFPELLLTPGVGARTVQSLAMVAEVVHGAPYRFRDPARFSLAHGGKDRHPYPVPIKVYDETIRVLKSAVQRAKLGRDEEMQALKRLDDQARRLERTATGPSFEAFVASERSRSASLDGRSVLGWEADLTGPKKIAPNKS from the coding sequence ATGACACGACGAACCGGCAGCGCCGATCTTCCCCTTCACGGCGGCCGTGTGCCGCCCTGGCTCGCGGAGCGCATGGCTTCGCTGGGCGCGATCATCACGCAAGCCGTGGTTCACCACTACGGCCGCGACGAATTCCTCCAGCGCCTGTCTCATCCGTTCTGGTTTCAATCCTTTGGTGCCGTCATGGGCATGGATTGGCACTCGTCAGGCATCACCACGAGCGTGATTGGCGCGTTGAAGCGCGGGCTTGCCCCGTTGCAAGGTGAGCTCGGCATCTCCGTATGCGGCGGCCGAGGGAAGCATTCGCGCCGGACGCCGGAGGAATTGATGGCCCTCGCCGAGCGCACGGGCTTCGACGGAACGGCGCTCACGCGTGCCAGTCGGCTGGTGGCCAAGGTCGACAGCGCCGCCGTCCAGGACGGCTTCGAACTTTATCTCCATGGCTTCTTCGTCACCGATAACGGCAAGTGGACTGTCGTTCAGCAGGGCATGAATGGCGACAAAGGCCAGGCCCGACGCTACCACTGGCACTCCGAAAGCTTGCAAAGCTTCGTCGACGAGCCTCACAGCGCAATCGACGGACCCGGTCAGGGCGAGATCGTCAATCTGACCGATCATCGCGCGGAGAAATCCCGCAATGCACAGGTAGACCTCCTCAGCGCGCTTGGACCGGACGGAATCGCACGCGAATTTGCGGCGCTCTCAAACCAGATTGCGGCGCAACCAGAATTGCCGCATCTCGTCATGCCCGCGCATCACGATGTCCGCTTCAGCGATGTGTTCACGCGCCGGCTGCATGGAACGCTGGCCGCCGCTGCCGAGCGCGGCCCGCTGGATTTTCCGGAACTGCTGCTGACGCCGGGCGTCGGTGCACGCACGGTGCAATCGCTGGCGATGGTCGCGGAAGTGGTACACGGCGCACCGTATCGCTTTCGCGATCCTGCCCGTTTTTCCCTCGCCCACGGCGGCAAGGACCGCCATCCCTATCCCGTTCCGATCAAGGTCTACGATGAGACCATCCGTGTACTGAAGTCCGCGGTGCAGCGGGCAAAACTCGGACGCGATGAGGAAATGCAGGCCCTTAAGCGATTAGACGACCAAGCGCGCCGGTTGGAGCGAACCGCAACAGGGCCATCCTTTGAAGCGTTCGTCGCCAGCGAACGAAGCCGATCCGCCTCGCTTGACGGACGCTCGGTGCTAGGATGGGAAGCGGACCTTACCGGTCCTAAGAAGATCGCTCCAAACAAGTCTTGA
- a CDS encoding alpha-ketoglutarate-dependent dioxygenase AlkB codes for MAEQLPLFADQSPAPEGLRYATGFVSPVIEQDLMARIAELPLQPFQFGQYEGKRRVASFGYRYDYTLRRLQDADPIPEWLAPLIERVEAFGGAGTRIAQILCTEYDTGVGIGWHRDKPHFDQIFGLSLGSACKFRFRRPAGDRWTRFTLDAAPRSIYQMTGAARSDWEHSIPPVEAPRYSITFRTMTQQSWPRLTLPGPR; via the coding sequence TTGGCCGAGCAGCTTCCACTTTTTGCCGATCAATCGCCCGCTCCCGAGGGTCTGCGCTACGCCACCGGGTTCGTCTCGCCGGTGATCGAACAGGACTTGATGGCGCGCATCGCGGAGCTTCCGTTGCAGCCGTTCCAGTTTGGCCAATATGAAGGCAAGCGGCGCGTGGCCTCATTCGGCTATCGCTACGATTACACCTTGCGGCGCCTGCAGGACGCCGATCCCATCCCCGAATGGCTGGCGCCGCTGATCGAGCGCGTCGAGGCCTTTGGTGGCGCGGGCACTCGGATAGCGCAAATTCTCTGCACCGAATACGACACGGGCGTCGGCATCGGCTGGCACCGCGACAAGCCGCATTTCGACCAGATTTTCGGATTGTCGCTGGGCTCGGCCTGCAAGTTCCGCTTTCGGCGGCCGGCAGGTGACAGATGGACCCGCTTCACGCTCGATGCAGCGCCGCGATCGATCTATCAGATGACCGGTGCCGCCAGATCGGATTGGGAGCACAGTATCCCTCCGGTGGAGGCGCCTCGCTATTCGATCACTTTCCGGACGATGACCCAGCAATCCTGGCCGCGCCTCACCCTTCCCGGACCACGATGA